In the Chromatiaceae bacterium genome, one interval contains:
- a CDS encoding HDOD domain-containing protein: MPEHARPQDLQPLRPTLRDRVPVLPPGAPYLLRALHEDLPFNEIARAIERVPSVAGRLLALANSAWSSPISPVTSLEAACSRLGLRVVRTASIALAVAQPFNPARCPAFDAAAFWISALLNAEAANALAQRIQRDEVSTARTAALLSNLGLLWLAEALPRETGAALEATHDGPPGSLDRHLEALCGLGYIEASAQLAEAWNLPEVLQEAIASQQRADAQASVLAQLVSAATSMRATLQRDSGWTEDLRLLRLGLDPAAQQAAFAQLKFAQVRTVELAETLFAGH; encoded by the coding sequence ATGCCTGAACATGCCCGCCCCCAGGACCTCCAACCGTTGCGTCCGACGCTGCGGGACCGCGTACCGGTATTGCCGCCGGGTGCACCCTACCTGTTGCGGGCACTACACGAGGACCTGCCGTTCAACGAGATTGCACGCGCGATCGAACGCGTACCCAGTGTTGCCGGCCGACTGCTCGCACTCGCCAACTCCGCCTGGTCTTCACCGATCAGTCCCGTCACCTCACTCGAGGCCGCTTGCAGCCGGCTTGGCTTGCGCGTCGTGCGTACCGCAAGCATCGCGCTTGCCGTCGCACAACCGTTCAATCCCGCACGCTGCCCGGCGTTCGACGCCGCGGCGTTCTGGATTTCGGCATTGCTGAATGCCGAAGCGGCCAACGCGCTGGCCCAGCGAATCCAACGCGACGAAGTCTCTACTGCGCGCACCGCGGCGTTGTTGAGCAACCTTGGCCTGCTGTGGCTCGCCGAGGCACTACCGCGAGAAACCGGCGCGGCGCTCGAAGCCACACACGACGGTCCCCCGGGCAGCCTGGACCGCCACCTCGAAGCGCTGTGCGGACTGGGTTACATCGAGGCCAGCGCTCAATTGGCCGAGGCCTGGAACCTGCCAGAAGTCCTGCAGGAGGCAATTGCGTCGCAGCAGCGGGCCGACGCCCAGGCGTCGGTCCTGGCCCAGTTGGTGAGCGCCGCCACCAGCATGCGTGCGACCCTGCAACGCGATTCCGGGTGGACCGAAGACCTGCGTCTTTTGCGACTTGGACTCGATCCCGCGGCACAGCAGGCCGCCTTTGCCCAGCTCAAGTTCGCGCAGGTGCGCACTGTGGAGTTGGCGGAGACCCTGTTCGCCGGCCACTGA
- the pip gene encoding prolyl aminopeptidase: MRDLYPEILPYRAQHLAVDDRHSLYVEEVGHPDGQPALFLHGGPGAGCEPYHRRFFDPQRYRVVLFDQRGAGRSTPHAELRDNTTWDLVADIERIREHLGIDRWLVFGGSWGSTLALAYAQTHPERVSALVLRGIFLCRPHEIAWFYQQGASRLFPDYWQDYVAPIDIAERGDLLSAYHRLLTGDDELRRLAAAKAWSLWEGRTATLMPNDQVAAHFVQPHVALSLARIECHYFMHDTFLRPNQLLEDAHRLNGIPGVIVHGRYDAICPLENAWELHRAWAGSELAIIPGAGHSATEPGIRSRLVEATDAFAGD; this comes from the coding sequence ATGAGAGACCTTTACCCAGAGATCCTTCCGTACCGCGCGCAGCATCTCGCGGTCGATGACCGGCATTCGTTGTATGTCGAAGAGGTCGGTCATCCGGACGGGCAGCCGGCGCTGTTCCTGCACGGTGGTCCGGGTGCCGGCTGTGAACCCTATCATCGCCGATTCTTCGACCCGCAGCGTTACCGGGTGGTGCTGTTCGACCAGCGCGGAGCAGGGCGTTCGACGCCGCACGCCGAACTGCGCGACAACACCACCTGGGATCTGGTCGCGGATATCGAGAGGATACGCGAGCACCTGGGTATCGACCGCTGGCTGGTATTCGGTGGTTCCTGGGGATCGACACTCGCCCTGGCCTATGCACAGACCCACCCGGAGCGCGTCAGCGCGCTGGTCCTGCGCGGCATCTTTTTGTGTCGGCCGCACGAGATCGCCTGGTTCTATCAGCAGGGGGCGAGCCGTCTGTTCCCGGACTACTGGCAGGACTACGTCGCGCCGATCGATATCGCCGAGCGCGGCGACCTGTTGTCCGCCTATCACCGTCTGCTGACCGGCGACGACGAGTTGCGGCGTCTTGCGGCGGCCAAGGCCTGGTCGCTTTGGGAGGGCCGTACGGCGACCCTGATGCCGAACGATCAGGTTGCGGCGCATTTCGTGCAACCGCATGTCGCGCTGAGTCTGGCACGCATCGAGTGCCACTATTTCATGCATGACACTTTTCTGCGACCGAACCAGCTGCTCGAGGATGCGCACCGCCTGAATGGCATCCCGGGCGTGATCGTGCACGGCCGCTACGATGCGATCTGCCCGCTCGAAAACGCGTGGGAACTGCATCGTGCGTGGGCGGGTAGCGAGCTGGCGATCATTCCCGGTGCCGGCCATTCGGCGACCGAGCCGGGGATTCGCAGTCGGCTCGTAGAGGCGACCGACGCGTTCGCCGGTGATTGA
- the typA gene encoding translational GTPase TypA, which yields MIQNLRNIAIIAHVDHGKTTLVDELLKQSGTLGDRFGRVERVMDSNDQERERGITILAKNTAIRWKDYRINIVDTPGHADFGGEVERVLSMVDSVLLLVDAQEGPMPQTRFVTQKAFKHGLRPIVVVNKIDKPGARPSWVVNQVFELFDNLGASDAQLDFPIIYASAINGYASADDSVREGDMTPLFEAIIEHCPVPEVDPKGPLQMQISNLDYNSYVGAIAVGRITRGSIRPNQQVVVVKYDGETHKARIGLVYGYLGLQRHEVAEASAGDIIAITGIEAPNVSDTLCDPDAIEALPPLTVDEPTVSMTFQVNSSPFAGREGKYLTSRQLKERLERELIHNVALRVEEGTDPEKFKVSGRGELHLSVLLENMRREGFELAVSRPEVIFREVEGEVCEPYEQLTVDVETDDQGAVMEALGVRKGELRDMQPDGQGRVRLDYLIPSRGLIGFQTEFMTTTSGTGLIYHVFDHYGPAQHGGIAPRKNGVMISNGTGKVLGYALMNLQERGRLFVKPGDEVYEGQVVGIHARDNDLTVNPLKAKQLTNIRAAGKDDAVMLTPAIRLSLEQALEFIEDDELVEITPNAIRLRKRFLKEHERKRSARG from the coding sequence TTGATCCAGAACCTCAGAAACATCGCGATCATCGCGCACGTCGACCATGGCAAGACCACCCTGGTCGACGAACTGCTCAAACAATCCGGCACGCTCGGTGACCGGTTTGGTCGCGTCGAGCGGGTGATGGATTCGAACGACCAGGAACGCGAGCGCGGGATCACCATCCTTGCGAAGAACACCGCGATTCGCTGGAAGGACTATCGGATCAACATCGTGGACACTCCGGGGCACGCCGATTTCGGCGGTGAGGTCGAACGCGTCCTGTCGATGGTCGATTCTGTGCTGCTGCTGGTCGATGCCCAGGAGGGGCCGATGCCGCAGACGCGGTTCGTGACCCAGAAGGCGTTCAAGCACGGTCTGCGGCCGATCGTGGTGGTCAACAAGATCGACAAACCCGGCGCGCGGCCGAGCTGGGTCGTCAACCAGGTGTTCGAACTTTTCGACAACCTCGGGGCGAGCGATGCGCAGCTCGACTTCCCGATCATCTACGCGTCGGCGATCAATGGCTACGCCTCGGCCGACGACAGCGTCCGCGAGGGCGATATGACGCCGTTGTTCGAGGCGATCATCGAACACTGCCCGGTCCCGGAGGTCGATCCCAAGGGCCCGCTGCAGATGCAGATCTCGAATCTCGACTACAACAGCTACGTGGGCGCGATCGCGGTCGGCCGGATCACCCGGGGCAGCATTCGGCCGAACCAGCAGGTGGTCGTCGTCAAGTACGACGGTGAGACGCACAAGGCCAGGATCGGCTTGGTATATGGCTACCTCGGGCTGCAGCGTCACGAGGTGGCCGAGGCGAGTGCCGGCGACATCATCGCGATCACCGGGATCGAGGCCCCGAATGTCTCGGACACCCTGTGCGATCCGGATGCCATTGAGGCATTGCCGCCGTTGACGGTCGACGAACCCACTGTATCCATGACCTTCCAGGTCAACAGTTCGCCGTTCGCCGGACGCGAAGGCAAGTACCTGACCTCGCGCCAGCTGAAAGAGCGCCTCGAACGCGAACTGATCCACAACGTGGCACTGCGCGTGGAGGAGGGTACCGATCCAGAGAAATTCAAGGTCTCCGGACGCGGCGAGCTGCACCTCTCGGTGCTGCTAGAAAACATGCGCCGTGAGGGTTTCGAGCTGGCGGTGTCGCGCCCGGAGGTGATCTTCCGCGAAGTGGAAGGCGAGGTCTGCGAACCCTACGAACAGCTCACGGTGGACGTCGAAACGGATGACCAGGGCGCGGTCATGGAGGCGCTCGGCGTTCGCAAGGGCGAACTCCGTGACATGCAGCCGGACGGGCAGGGACGGGTCCGCCTCGACTACCTGATCCCTTCGCGCGGGCTGATCGGTTTCCAGACCGAGTTCATGACCACCACCTCGGGTACCGGCCTGATCTACCATGTGTTCGACCACTACGGACCGGCGCAGCACGGTGGCATCGCGCCGCGCAAAAACGGGGTGATGATCTCCAACGGCACCGGCAAGGTGCTGGGTTATGCATTGATGAACCTGCAGGAGCGTGGGCGGCTGTTCGTCAAGCCGGGCGACGAGGTGTACGAGGGGCAGGTCGTCGGCATCCACGCACGCGACAACGACCTGACCGTGAATCCGTTGAAGGCGAAGCAGCTCACCAATATTCGCGCCGCGGGCAAGGATGATGCGGTGATGCTGACCCCGGCGATTCGTCTCAGCCTGGAGCAGGCGCTGGAATTCATCGAGGACGACGAGCTGGTGGAGATCACGCCGAATGCGATCCGCCTGCGCAAGCGATTCCTCAAGGAGCACGAACGCAAAAGGTCTGCACGCGGCTGA
- a CDS encoding DUF2384 domain-containing protein: protein MSDRQQSEALSDITQAVMGLLDSWQLDSREIQGVLCLPDTMRARALNKLREGTQLLPDDPATLRRAGYLLRIADALRTTYPLNPRMAGRWVRQGHRRFGRRSPLAIMLGDGERGMIAVLSELDCTFSWDLTGSKSMGYRPAGN from the coding sequence ATGAGCGATCGGCAGCAGAGCGAGGCGTTGAGCGACATTACCCAGGCCGTCATGGGTCTGCTGGATTCGTGGCAGCTCGATTCGCGCGAGATTCAGGGCGTGTTGTGTCTGCCCGACACCATGCGTGCCCGGGCACTCAACAAGCTGCGTGAAGGTACCCAGCTGCTGCCGGACGATCCGGCGACCTTGCGTCGCGCAGGTTATCTGCTGCGCATTGCCGACGCGCTACGTACCACCTACCCGTTGAACCCCCGCATGGCTGGACGCTGGGTGCGCCAGGGGCACCGTCGGTTCGGTCGGCGCTCACCGCTGGCGATCATGCTCGGTGACGGTGAGCGCGGCATGATCGCGGTGCTCTCGGAACTCGACTGCACCTTCTCCTGGGATCTGACCGGCTCCAAATCGATGGGCTACCGCCCTGCCGGCAACTGA
- a CDS encoding phosphoribosylaminoimidazolesuccinocarboxamide synthase, with product MPALHQSALSGLTLINRGKVRDVYEIDDDHLLIVATDRLSAFDVVLPQPIPGKGEVLTRVANFWFQRTRDIIPNHLSDRPLDQVVTDPVERAALGERAIVVRKLKPLPVEAIVRGYLIGSGWKDYQANGSICGIALPGGLRMADRLPEPIFTPSTKAGAGEHDTNIDFAHTEQLLGAELAARVRDVSLAIYKDSAAYALERGIIIADTKFEFGVDDHGRLHLIDEILTPDSSRFWPADQYRPGISPPSFDKQFVRDYLETLDWDKTPPGPMLPQEIIDKTAAKYREAETRLTGR from the coding sequence ATGCCTGCCCTGCACCAATCCGCGCTCTCCGGACTCACCTTGATCAACCGCGGCAAGGTCCGCGACGTCTACGAGATCGATGACGACCACCTTTTGATCGTCGCTACGGATCGGCTGTCGGCATTCGACGTGGTGCTGCCGCAGCCGATTCCGGGCAAGGGCGAGGTACTGACCCGCGTGGCCAATTTCTGGTTTCAACGCACACGCGACATCATCCCGAACCACCTCAGCGACCGACCGCTCGACCAAGTGGTCACCGACCCGGTGGAACGGGCGGCGCTCGGCGAGCGCGCGATCGTCGTCAGGAAGCTCAAGCCCTTGCCCGTCGAGGCAATCGTGCGCGGCTACCTGATCGGTTCCGGCTGGAAGGACTACCAGGCGAACGGCAGCATCTGCGGCATTGCACTTCCCGGCGGGCTGCGCATGGCGGACCGTCTGCCCGAGCCGATCTTCACCCCCTCCACAAAAGCGGGTGCCGGCGAACACGACACGAATATCGATTTTGCGCACACCGAACAGTTGCTCGGTGCGGAACTCGCAGCACGGGTACGCGACGTCAGTCTGGCCATCTACAAGGATTCCGCGGCGTACGCATTGGAACGCGGCATCATCATCGCCGACACCAAGTTCGAGTTTGGTGTCGATGACCACGGCAGGCTGCACCTGATCGACGAGATCCTCACGCCCGATTCGTCGCGTTTCTGGCCGGCCGATCAATACCGTCCGGGGATCAGCCCACCCAGTTTCGACAAGCAGTTCGTGCGCGATTACCTGGAAACCCTCGACTGGGACAAGACCCCGCCCGGACCGATGCTGCCGCAGGAAATCATCGACAAGACGGCGGCGAAATACCGCGAGGCCGAGACCCGGCTGACGGGTCGTTGA
- a CDS encoding glutathione S-transferase N-terminal domain-containing protein has product MSAVPRITLFTAPDCPHCRQVKQYLRQKGLRFQELDIQKSPRAQKAFARLGARGVPVLLVGDTRIDGFDRRRLDRLLAKDGSA; this is encoded by the coding sequence ATGTCGGCAGTACCACGCATCACGTTGTTTACCGCTCCAGACTGCCCCCACTGCCGTCAGGTCAAGCAGTACCTGCGTCAGAAGGGACTGCGCTTTCAGGAACTGGACATCCAGAAGAGCCCGCGCGCCCAGAAGGCCTTTGCGCGCCTCGGCGCCCGCGGCGTACCGGTGCTGCTGGTCGGCGACACGCGTATCGACGGTTTCGATCGCAGGCGCCTCGACAGGTTGCTGGCGAAGGATGGATCCGCTTGA
- a CDS encoding serine/threonine protein kinase: MSHPYESLTPDLILDAVAAAGLDPDGHLLALNSYENRVFQVGVEGQAPLVAKFYRPDRWTDQQIVEEHDFSHELAAAEIPVVAPWRDASGESLLRHGGFRFSLFPRRGGRAPEPGDLDQLEWIGRFIGRIHLAGQARPFAHRPNLDVAGMGWTAREEVLNSPLLPRHERAAYATISEQLLTEIEHRFAAVDAARIRLHGDCHHGNILWTDLGPHFVDLDDCRNGPAIQDLWMLLHGDRTERTLQLSAMLDGYRLFHDLDLRELAMIEPLRGLRLVHYSGWLAKRWPDPAFPAAFPWAASDHYWSQHVQDLREQLAELDLPPLVLY; the protein is encoded by the coding sequence TTGAGCCACCCTTACGAGTCCCTGACTCCCGACCTGATCCTGGATGCCGTAGCCGCCGCCGGGTTGGACCCCGACGGCCATCTCCTGGCGTTGAACAGTTACGAAAACCGCGTGTTCCAGGTCGGCGTCGAAGGACAGGCGCCGCTGGTGGCCAAGTTCTACCGCCCCGACCGCTGGACCGACCAACAGATCGTCGAGGAACACGACTTCTCCCACGAACTGGCTGCAGCGGAGATCCCGGTGGTTGCGCCTTGGCGAGACGCCAGCGGAGAAAGCCTGCTACGGCACGGTGGGTTCCGCTTCTCGCTGTTTCCTCGCCGGGGAGGAAGGGCGCCGGAGCCCGGTGACCTCGACCAACTCGAATGGATAGGCCGCTTCATCGGTCGCATCCACCTTGCCGGACAGGCCCGGCCGTTCGCGCACCGCCCGAACCTGGATGTCGCGGGCATGGGCTGGACCGCGCGCGAGGAGGTGCTGAACAGCCCACTGCTGCCACGGCATGAGCGCGCCGCCTACGCCACGATCAGCGAACAGCTGCTGACCGAGATCGAGCACCGCTTCGCGGCCGTCGATGCGGCCCGGATCCGGCTGCATGGCGACTGTCACCACGGCAACATACTGTGGACCGATCTGGGTCCGCATTTCGTGGATCTCGATGATTGTCGTAACGGTCCCGCGATCCAGGATCTGTGGATGCTGCTGCACGGCGACCGCACTGAGCGCACGCTCCAGCTCAGCGCGATGCTCGACGGTTATCGCCTGTTCCACGATCTGGATCTGCGCGAACTTGCGATGATCGAACCACTGCGCGGCCTGCGGCTGGTCCACTACAGCGGCTGGCTGGCGAAACGCTGGCCTGACCCGGCGTTCCCGGCGGCGTTTCCTTGGGCCGCATCCGACCATTATTGGTCACAGCACGTACAGGACCTGCGAGAGCAGCTGGCGGAACTCGACCTGCCGCCGCTGGTGCTTTACTGA
- a CDS encoding hydrolase — protein sequence MYSNKFPCPCCGHRVFDHQPGFNQLCPICGWEDSLDQLRFPTMPGSANHVSLVEAQQNYATRGTSERRRVGQTRRPLEGEPRDEQWRPVDISRDNIEEPQAGQKYADSYPYEDTTVLYYWRPTYWRRIVG from the coding sequence GTGTATTCGAACAAGTTTCCATGTCCCTGTTGTGGGCACCGTGTATTCGACCACCAGCCGGGGTTCAACCAGCTGTGCCCGATCTGTGGCTGGGAAGACAGCCTGGATCAGTTGCGGTTCCCGACAATGCCCGGTAGTGCCAATCATGTCAGTTTGGTCGAAGCTCAGCAAAACTACGCGACACGGGGAACGTCGGAACGGCGCAGGGTGGGCCAGACACGCCGACCGCTGGAAGGCGAACCACGTGATGAACAGTGGCGTCCTGTGGATATCAGCCGGGACAACATCGAAGAGCCGCAAGCCGGTCAGAAGTACGCGGACTCCTATCCTTATGAGGACACGACCGTGCTGTATTACTGGCGTCCCACCTACTGGCGGCGGATTGTCGGGTGA
- a CDS encoding universal stress protein produces the protein MTDYRQFTPRILVTTDFSDASERAFFHALALAVRLQARLTLLHTGAEGRDSVPWDRFPGVRQTLTKWGLLAPDAPRSAIAESLHVGVAKMAIRDDARNGITDYLRRNPTDLLVMATEGRTGIARLFRPSVADSVCRATRSRTLMLPKSAGGFVDPDTGRSTLKRVAWIFDAETDPHAAMTYLRGWLPMLAADQGLEIVALRVGDTAQAPPIVLPQSAGGVSWREESAGGDPVSAATRAARELGAGLVALQMHDPVGPWKRMRGSRTDKILRELQLPLLTLPAA, from the coding sequence GTGACCGACTACCGACAGTTCACCCCTAGGATCCTGGTCACGACAGATTTCAGCGACGCCAGCGAACGCGCATTCTTCCATGCGCTGGCACTGGCGGTCCGCTTGCAGGCGCGCCTGACGCTGTTGCACACCGGCGCGGAAGGCCGCGACAGCGTGCCTTGGGATCGCTTCCCGGGCGTCCGCCAGACGCTGACAAAATGGGGATTGCTGGCGCCGGATGCGCCACGTTCGGCCATCGCCGAATCCCTGCATGTCGGCGTCGCGAAGATGGCCATCCGTGATGACGCCCGCAACGGCATCACCGATTATCTGCGCCGTAATCCAACCGATCTGCTGGTGATGGCCACTGAAGGGCGCACCGGCATCGCACGCCTGTTCCGCCCTTCTGTCGCGGACAGCGTATGCCGTGCGACCCGCAGCCGCACGTTGATGCTGCCGAAAAGCGCCGGAGGGTTCGTCGACCCGGATACCGGCCGCTCCACGTTGAAGCGCGTCGCCTGGATATTCGACGCTGAAACTGATCCGCACGCCGCAATGACCTACCTCCGCGGTTGGCTGCCTATGCTGGCCGCCGACCAGGGTCTCGAGATCGTCGCGTTGAGAGTCGGCGACACCGCGCAGGCGCCTCCAATCGTGCTGCCGCAGTCGGCCGGGGGAGTCAGCTGGCGCGAGGAGAGCGCTGGCGGCGACCCGGTATCCGCTGCCACCCGCGCGGCGCGCGAGCTCGGCGCGGGCCTGGTCGCGTTGCAGATGCACGATCCGGTCGGACCCTGGAAACGAATGCGCG